A section of the Trichomycterus rosablanca isolate fTriRos1 chromosome 6, fTriRos1.hap1, whole genome shotgun sequence genome encodes:
- the LOC134316700 gene encoding zinc finger protein 658B-like — MIVFLKNFIKQSNLKRHQRIHTGEKPYNCSECGKSFAQSSTLKTHQRIHTGKKPYHCLECGKSFAYSSALKVHQRIHTGEKLFYCSECGRRFAHSFALKLHQRIHTREKPYHCSECGKSFTQQSILRQHQRIHTGEKPYDCSDCGKSFARQSILQQHQRIHTGEKPYYCSDCGKIFAHGTAFKIHQRVHTGEKPYHCSDCGKSFARQSHLQQHQRNHRGEKLYYCLECGKSFAHSSALKIHQRIHTGEKPYHCSECGKTFAQECNLKRHQRIHTEKLHHC, encoded by the exons ATGATAGTATTCCT aaagaattttattaagcagagtaatctcaaacgacaccagcgcattcacacaggagagaagccgtataactgctcagagtgtggaaagagttttgctcaaagTAGTACCCTTAAAacacaccagcgtattcacacagggaagaagccatatcactgtttagaatgtgggaagagttttgcttacagtagtgcccttaaagtacaccagcgcattcacacaggagagaagctgtTTTACTGCTCCGAGTGTGGGAGGAGGTTTGCTCACAGTTTTGCCCTTAAactacaccagcgtattcacacaagagagaagccgtatcactgctcagagtgtgggaagagttttactcaacagAGTATCCTCcgacaacaccagcgcattcacacgggTGAGAAGCCGTATgactgttcagactgtggaaagagttttgctcgaCAGAGTAtcctccaacaacaccagcgcattcacacaggagagaaaccatattactgctcagactGTGGGAAGATTTTTGCTCATGGTACTGcctttaaaatacaccagcgtgttcacacaggagagaagccatatcactgctcagactGTGGGAAGTCTTTCGCTCGACAGAGtcatctccaacaacaccagcgtaatCACCGAGGAGAGAAGCTGTAttactgcttagagtgtgggaagagttttgctcacagtagtgcccttaaaatacaccagcgcattcacacaggtgaaaagccgtatcactgctcagagtgtgggaagactTTTGCTCAGGAATGTaatctcaaacggcatcagcgaATTCACACAGAAAAACTACACCACTGTTAA